Below is a window of Chaetodon trifascialis isolate fChaTrf1 chromosome 17, fChaTrf1.hap1, whole genome shotgun sequence DNA.
ataagTAGTCTATTGAATATTCAAAAAGAGGGAATCAACATAATCTGTCCACCTCTATGTGCAAAGCATGCTTTCTAGTCTTTCTTTTCACCAAGGAAGAAAGCTTGGAAGTTAAACCCTGCCCCGCTGCTCATTCATCTATATCTCACAACTTATTTTTCACATAAACTGTATGAAACCAAGATTAAACAGTCGTGTACGTTGTCAGTGGCTAAACAAATTGCCACTCTCCATGAGtgacatgtgttttgtgtgaagaCGTGCAACGCCAGCGTGGGGGAGATAACTTCATTTCCAAGCTTTGAGCAcagatgagggagagacagtTAGTCCGTGTTCAGTATATGAGCACCTTTCACGGGACAAATGGAATGCCAATCAAGCGCCGGTACACAGATGCCGCCTCCCCGCTGGGGCCAGAGATGCGTTCTGGTGATGCAGCTCTGTTGTTCCAGCCCTACTCTGGGTGCACTGGGAATATTTTGTCCTTTTACCTCTCCACATCCCCTCGCTCCATTTCAGATCCCCTGACTATTAAGGATTTCTTCTGCTCCCCAAGTTTACCTCTTCAGGCTTTCCCCCTTTTCCACATCCATGCGAGATTTCTTCAAGTTTCTGACCTGACTTTTCCTTCTGTTGCTTGttggggggggcgggggggggggagggattcttatatttaattttataaaaaacaaaaggccTTTCCTTACATTGTCCTCCCTTGACctagaaaagaaacaaattacccccccccaaaaaaaacaaagacacaaacaaacaaacaaaagaggtGCTAATCAAACTTAGTGAACAAGGAAAAGCGTCTGCGTATATCATATAGAACTGCAATATTTTCCACATAATCTGCAACCATGTCTCATAGgaactgcatttattttacaaacTAGAAACTTAATAATGACTGGATTGTTATCtcttaacataatgaggaaatgttctAAATTATCTAATTAACCATTTCTGATGGTGAAGGTATCAGTAAAAAGCTCactgacaacatatttaatttgttttctgccaaaataGCCAGTCTTGCAATATTGACATTTACGACCTTTTACGTTATTTCCATTAGGGAAATGGTGTTAACTTAAGTGTTTTTACAGTCTAAACCAAGCCACATATCATAGTTTGCAGTTTTGATTGTCATCACAATGCAACTGGGAAAACAATTTTGTGCTGTATAAATGTAATTGTTGCAACAAGCGGATCACTGTGCACATGCTCTGCAGGTTGGAGGTTGGAGGCTCTTCCGGACAGTTTAAAAAAGTGCACAGTCAAATATCTATGAAAGCCAGGTGGATTAAAAGTTAGTTACACTACATTCAGACTACATTATGTGcaccaaaaataaaaacctctcCCTTCCTCGACCCCTCTCCCTGCTGATAATTTTCACACAGtccctttctcctttctctgcctcttttcatTCTACCCCAAAAATTCTTTACTGCTGCCATTTTTGCACAAATGTATCCGATTTTTTACCACCACAAACTCTTCTAACATTTCCCCCGTCCTCCCCTGTCCTCCCCTTGCCCCTCCCTGTAAAAATCAATGACCTAAGAGTGCATTGAGAAGAAATTAGAGAAATGTTTCCACTTCACCAGGACGGCTTAAGACTTGGTTATTAAAAACACGACAAGCCATTCAGTTGGTAAAGGTGCTTACTCAAGGGAATGCGGGGAGTGTTTATTCGTTGATTAATTTGCTTGGAGGAgacctgaaatttccccactcATGAATATGTGGATGACAGGGAGATTTCTCCGTGGTGACAAGTTATCTAAACTACAGGGCAAAACGATTATGCTAATATCAGGTTGTAGTCATCAATCATCCCGTGTCAATGTGGTGTCAAGGCATCACGTTCCTGATCCTCCCTCTGGCCatagcacagtgtgtgtgtgtgtgtgtgtgtgtgtgtgtgtgtgtgtgtgtgtgtgtgtgtgtgtgtgtgtgtgtgtgtgtgtgtgtgtgtgtgtgtgtgtgtgtgcatgtatgcagctgcatgtttgtgtatctgGAAAGGAGAATTGATCACACTCTCTTTCTGCCTCGGGactgttggtggtggtgggagcGAGCTGTTCTCCTGGATAGGAGCTGATAGAAAACTGGGAGGGAATTAATTAGGGGAGTTTCTCCATCTTGATATGAACACCGGgttacacacgcacacacagtccgtGTTGACGTCAGAGAGACGCGCCTTAAAATCAAAGAGCGCATCACGGGGAGATGCATGGTTTCATCACGCGCACTGGCTCGCTTTGGACTGTAAGGTAGCAGGAATCCTGTAGAGGCTGTAGCAGCTGGGTGAATGTGGCGGGACTGCGAGGGAAGCCAAGAAGTTACTTTGTGACTGTTTTCGAGGTGCGTAAAATGAAAGTGCTGCGTAAACGTCTCCGTGCCCCTGCTTGGATACGGTGGTAGACGGTATCAACATTTTTAAACCTGAAAAGTTGACTGGCAAACTAGCTCTGAACTAGTGTCCGAGGCAAAAGTCTCCCCTTGGCACGGATGCTGTTGGATGTCGCCCCGGGTCTGCGCTCCagcttctgtctctctgatcTTCTTTGAGCCATGGCTTACTCTCCGCTGGGATACTCCTACTCAACCACACCGCAGGTACAGtcagatgtgttttgttttttgttttctttttttctttattgtttttgtgcttcaggttaatgaaaataataaaatgtaggCTTCTACACATTCAAAATATCCACGAATATGTTACTTGTTTTCTTCGCAAAATGCCACAAAATCAGAAAAGCGCAGGAATAAAAGAAGCATTGCAGGACTTTAAGATGACTTGTGCTGTAGACTGTGGACTTTTTGCGGTGCATTTAAAACCTAATTTTATTTATTGGTTTTCGGGTGTGTGAAAAAACACCTTTCAATATATTTCTTATATCATTGTTATGGGACAAATGagattcattttgcattttttcgTGCCAAAGTTTCTGATGACCTCCAGCTCTCTGGCCGGTTGTCTGGAACCGGGAACGCCTCCGTCGCACCCGGTGCTGCGCTCCCCGAGCCACCAGCTCACCTCAGGCACCGGCATTGGAGTCTACAGCGGCCCTTATCCAAAAAGCCAAGGTTATTATAGCAGCTGCACCAGCGACACCACCGCTCTCTATTCCAGAGTAAGTTTCACATTTCACTTATTTGTTATTGCCGTTATTTAAAAACGCGTAATTCTACTCATTTTGTAAGAAAACGGAGGGAAGAAAGATTGAAAAATAAGTGACCCTGTAGTTTTTGAAGACTGCACAGGAATGATATGTGAATATTATACCCATATGACAAGAAAGTCAACAAAAGTAATTTCAGGTTGAAGCCACTCTTTGATGCTTTCCTGTGAAAATGTGATGGAATATTTAAGAATTCTGATTCAATATTTCATATCAGCTATTTGCCAATATTTTCAGGGGCCGCTAGATCCCAAAGACGGAGCTGCATCTTTGCATGTGGGGACATCTCAGACTCCTGCCTACTATCCCTATGAATATACATTTGGACAGTATCCCTACGATAGATATGGGTAAGTCAAAGTCCGCAGACTGAGTGAACGCTTTTATTCCCTTCAAATTAAACTTTTTCAATTCAAAACTGTAATATCGTCTTTGGCATCCTTTGTTTGTAGTGACCTCATATTCTTTTATGTCTTGGCTTCATTACAGAAGTATTACACTAAGTATAATATCCTTACTGGGATTTAGAGTCTGGAACTGGCACAGGGTTATATGTGTGGGGTTTTGTACTTTATGCTGTAGTCTGTCTCCTAAGGCATCATTAATGTGTGATTTAAAGTCAATAGTGAAGGAGGCCTTTCTTTATAGCAGATgtcatgcatttgtttttggtAGGACATAGCATAATGTTGTTTCATTTATCACGATTTGGCTCAGGTATTCCTGCTCTGACGGTGCCTCCCGTCGTAAAAATGCCACCCGGGAGACCACCAGCACCTTGAAGGCTTGGCTGCAGGAACATCAGAAGAACCCCTACCCCACAAAGGGAGAGAAGATAATGCTTGCTATCATTACCAGGATGACCCTGACACAGGTAGGATTTAGCAAAACAAGTTTTAAGGGCACTCTAGATGGCTGCGTCTTGAAGTTTAGTTTTCCCTCAGTACATTTCTGGTGGCATCGATTTGTCgttctttgtgtttgctttacttctttcacattttctatTACACCTATAtacttttttccttctttccttctttctatTCTTGGCTTTGCCTTTTCCGTCCCTCCCGTCACGAACATATAATGCCAttgtttgattttctgttcCTTTCTAACCTCcattcctcccctccctcaggTGTCTACTTGGTTTGCAAATGCACGCCGGAGGCTGAAGAAGGAGAACAAGGTGACGTGGTCGCCACGGGCTTGTAAAAGCTCTGATGACCGAGGctgtgatgatgacagtgacGAAGCTGAGAAGCCACTTAAAGATGACAAAGACCTTCCTGGTAAGCAGGAACTAAATCAATCTGTCAGCACATTTTGCATGTTTCAAGGTTTGCTCAAAGGCTGATTAGCATGCACAGACTTTGTTATCTGtatcattcattatttcagATCAACACTGTGCAGACCTGCAGAGTGACCTTGAGGACTTTGACCTGCTTGAGTCAGATGGTTCTGACTGTGAACCGAAGCCACAGTTTCTTTCTGAGGACAAtggcacaaacaaaaacacagacctCCCACATGGGCATCTCACACACAACCCAGACCCACTGCACAGAAAAGAGAGGTTGTCTCCAGAATGCCCCAAACTCACACCTGCccagcagcaaaacagcagcttcTATCCAAACCCAGACCTTCGAAGTACAGATACCAAGCCGAAAATCTGGTCCATCGCTCACACTGCTGTATCTTTGGATGCCAGCTTGCAGCCAGAATACCCTGCCTGTATGCTGTCATCAACCGGGTCCTCCTCTCCTGGGTATCCATCAAATATGGCGTTAACCAAGCAAGACAGACAACAGGAATCACCGGTGGCCACTCTCAGAGAATGGGTGGATGGAGTTTTCCATGGTCCTCCTTTCCAACAGCCCAAACCAGCTGAGGTGTGGAAAGGCTTAAATGATGGCGTAATAGATAACAGAACACCGGGACAATCCTTTGAACATGTTAGGTCTACGTCATCTTTGTAGTCCAACCAACACATTGTCAACGGAATATTTCAAAGACTGCTGGACTGCAAAAAGTcgatattttgttgttgtgacatGACCAATTGACCGCTCGCTAATCACCAACCcccttagttactgttgcttCACCTGTCAAACTTTCCATTTTCGCTCAGCACATGTGCAGTTTATAATGATAGCGGTGGCAGATTTACCATCAAAATTCATATAAACCTTTGAGACGGGAGGTCCTTGATTCCAGGCATAGGCAGCCAAAAGCAGGCTTCTTATTTCTAGTCAACAACTGTGGATTTTGCtgactgaaatgacaactgttgGTGGCAGATTTTATTAGCTCTAGCCATTTTGCTAATTAAGCTAATAATATCTCAACTTTATTAGAAAACCTGGCTGGCTGACTTTTTAGTGTTTCCTGCTGAATATTGTAAAAGGGTCTTAAACAGGCATTTGCTGGCTAGGCTACATACGTGATATTGTGCAGACGGAGGCTAAAGCATCATGTCCCAGGCAAAAAGTCAGCATATCCTCACCAGCTGATGATCCATGTATCAAACGTGCTGGTTTTTATGACTAATGGGTGCATCTGGCAAATGTATTGTAATCTAAGGTAACGCTGGCTTGGGTTGCTGAAGCGTAAACTTTCTCAAATTCAGTAAAGAGcatgacagagctgctaacgtCAGCCAATAGAACTAAGCACCCAAGACTGGCCATCACACAATGAGAAAACATGATGCTCCAGTGGATATGCTTGTCATGTAATGTAACACAGGAACCCCACAAATTATGTAGTCAAGTAAACACTAGTTCATGATGTGCTCCTTGGCTTTGGAGGTCATTTCTTGGTAACTGTAGGTACGCTTGGTAGCCAGATATGCCAATGATTGCAGCTTATGATGGGAAAAAGGCACCACCTTCTAAATGCTGTCAATGCAGAGTATTGCTCCTACTGTAGTCCTGTGTACCTCTGGAGAAATCCAAAGTTTGACAGACCTGGTGTGCCCTGTTACGGCGGTGTATGGGTTTAGTGAACGGTCAATTAACAACATTTGGAAAGGCCATAGCCCTCTCATGGGCGCCATTAATGGTCAAATGTCTTAGAGCAAACAAATGTCACCACACACGTTTCTGCAGCTAGGTTGTACGGTTCACACACATGAAGAATATACAATATTGTACACTTGCACTAAAGCCTGCACATGCACTgagtcacaaaaataaaaggtgTATTCCGGAGCATGGCAAAGTTCTCTGAGTGTGCCCTTACGTTAGCTGTCCACTGTGCTGCAACCACTGGTATCAGTTTAGATGATGTAAATTCTGTACAGGGATAGTGGAAAATACCTCCGCAGCTTcggctatgtgtgtgtgcgtgagtgtttgtgtgtgtctgtgtgtgtgttttgagggaGTGAAAGGGGGGAAGTGGATGGTATTCAGCCGTGActaatggaaacacacagaggagggtgCTGCTAAATTGTTAAATCGATGCCACTTCCACCCCGGCTCCAGATATAGCTGCAATCAGCGATGCGTCCCTTTTCATTAGGTGGCTTTTGACTTTGTCATCCTGGGACTGCAAGAAAACCCACCGCACACAAAATGCTTCATAAAACCTCTTAAGTAATTTTAAGTAAGTGTCACATCTTTATCCACTTCGGTGACTTTTTCATACAACCAAAACAAGAAACATCACCAAAATAATCAGAGAAATAAGGCTGGCTTCATTAGGCCTAAACgtttcatgaaaaatacatttcaatcAACTTCAATTACTGACGGAAACATCACAAATTTAGCACCGAAAACAGTGAAACCAACGTTTTCtgaaacaaagcacaacaaGAAACAGTAagaagttatttttttttaccccccacctttctcctcctcctgttttcgATTTAGGAAGAGTGATAAAGTATTTATCAGAACAGAGGAGGGATCTGCCTGGGCTTTGTATGGAATTAACCATTTCAGATTAAATAATTCAGGATGAATTCAACCGAGaatttcattctgtttctgCCTCATAAATAAGTTAGGTTTAAGATGATAAATAATGACATCTGACTTCTTATTTCTGTAAAGTTTTCTTTCTTCCACTTGCTGTCCGACAGGATCTCATTGTGGTTGGctgcaaatatattttttatattactGCTCAAAACTTCTTTTTCTATCTAACTTTGATGTACTAGAAATGATACAATTTTGTTTCCCTTTGAAAAATCTTGAGGTGGATTTGACTTCAAAAGAAGAGGCGGTAGTGTCGTGAAGAATATAGGACGGCAGTGAGATAAGAGGTTGACCCTGCGCTGAGTGGGGATAAGAGATATGAGGTTATACTTGTTCTCACTCTGAGCTGTTTGAGACATGACTCGTCTCAGAGCACGGGGAAAACTGTAAAAGTACATATATACTGCAAACTGGCGTTGAGCATTAAATCTGCTCCAACTTTGAtacaaacactaaaaaaaaaggTCTCACTTTGTTCAGAGTATTAAAAATTTTCTGGAATCCAGTGTTCtactcttttctgttttttcaaaataatttgtTCTGAGAGAATCCCTCAAATCAATAAGGGTGTTCCGTACAATCATTATGTCACTCAGTTTAACTAGTTATTTAAAATTACCCTCCAGGCATAGactgaatgcaaaaaaaacccatctctgttcatcaaaaaGACATGTTTGGGAGTTTTTTCATGACTTAAATGTAACtctacacctttgccttcatgtaGTATCCACTGATCTAAGCAGTCCCCAACTCAGCTCAGCTATCTGACAAACTGTTATGAGGAACGTTTGCTGTAACTGTCTCAGTCAACACCTCCTGTCCTGTCAGGATTTGACACGAATGGAACCTGGTGGGTTAATGTTGGCTAACAttatctcacacacatttgtttggacacagtCAACGGATAAAACCTGGGAAAAAATAAATTTACCAACACGGATTAATGGATGGAACAGCGTTAGGCCTCAATAAAAGTTAAAGGCTACAGCAGGCTACAGTTAGCTCTCAGATTTTCAGATACTTTGGTAACACATGGAACCTCACCATTTCCCCTTTTGCAACCGAAAACAGAACACGTCTCTGCCAGCATTATCAAAATAGTGAAGCTTAGCTTGCAAAATACCGATATGTAACTACACCTGGCTTCACCTCTGATACCCCTCGTTTCACTGTAGGCCCACCCCACAACATGATGGGATTGATTCATTAGGTGTGTTATGCATGTTACCCTGACTGTGAGTGGATGTAGCCTCTTGGTTGAATTGAAGGCAATGCAAAGtgctttaaacctgcattctaCTAACGGCCAAcagggggcgactccactgATTGCTAAAAGAAGTCCAACTGTATGTATGCCTCTGAGGAAATGACCctacttctcacttgatttattacctaAATTAAATTAACATTTGAGGTAAAAACTTGTAGAGTACAATAGATGATAAAGCAGGTTATGCTTTAGGGTGTGACCACCTTGTGATTGACAAATCACTACCACAGCATGTCCTTGGATTCTCAGTCAGATCCAGTCAGGATAAAGAAGCAGCAGCGCGTATCCTCCCAAGCTCCACCCTCTCGTCCAAATATGGTCAACCAAGATGGTGACGGCGTAATGCCAAACTCAAGGCTTCAAAATGGTAGTCTACAAACCAAGAGGTGACATCAAGGTGGGTTTACACTTGAATCTGAGTTTTTGGCCCACTGCAGTTCCAAGGAGAAAAGGCTCAGCCAAGGCACTGACTGCAAGTCAGTCACTCATACTGTTtagttttacattgtaaagtgaCACCAGGACTTCAAAACTTAAATAACTGGtcttttggccacttgggggcggCAGAAATAAGGTGTGACCACAACACAAACGTCACCTTTTAAGATGTTGTGGAGTCACCTTCTCTCCTGCTAAATGTGCATCTGTGTTCCTCAATTTTTCTGTCTACTGTTTAGTAAAATACcatttttggagcttttttCTCTAAAAACGGCTACCTATCTACCCACagccaaaacaacaagctgaaagacACTAGAAATCTTTGTTTACATAGCTGATGGGAAGGGCAGATGATAATTGTCTAATTTGATCCGTTGCaattataaaaaatattgaaaataggCCCTTGAGTATTCCTGAACTTTGTCAAAGTGTTC
It encodes the following:
- the irx4b gene encoding iroquois-class homeodomain protein IRX-4b; its protein translation is MAYSPLGYSYSTTPQFLMTSSSLAGCLEPGTPPSHPVLRSPSHQLTSGTGIGVYSGPYPKSQGYYSSCTSDTTALYSRGPLDPKDGAASLHVGTSQTPAYYPYEYTFGQYPYDRYGYSCSDGASRRKNATRETTSTLKAWLQEHQKNPYPTKGEKIMLAIITRMTLTQVSTWFANARRRLKKENKVTWSPRACKSSDDRGCDDDSDEAEKPLKDDKDLPDQHCADLQSDLEDFDLLESDGSDCEPKPQFLSEDNGTNKNTDLPHGHLTHNPDPLHRKERLSPECPKLTPAQQQNSSFYPNPDLRSTDTKPKIWSIAHTAVSLDASLQPEYPACMLSSTGSSSPGYPSNMALTKQDRQQESPVATLREWVDGVFHGPPFQQPKPAEVWKGLNDGVIDNRTPGQSFEHVRSTSSL